The DNA window GCGGGAGCGGGGAATCGGGACCCTGCGGCCGGGAGGGCCGCCCACGCGGAAGGGCTGCACGGCCCGGGCCATTTCCCCCCCGCCCGGCGTCTCACTTTGTCCCTCCGGCAGGCGAGAGACAGGTCCTGAAAACCTCACCGATTTCCAGGGAGAGTTCTGGATGGATCCTGATCCGAACGGCGAAAAGCCTCACACGGAGTCAACGGAGTCAACGGAGAGCCCCCGCAGTTCTCCGTTAACTCCGTTTCCTCCGTGTGAGACATTCCGTCATGGATCTCGGTCCCGAACGATCCTCTGCAAGCTGGTATGAGACGAGTCCGATCCCGTTCCGAACCAGGGCGATGCCTCCAGCGCGTGATGCTCGCCGCTCGCGAGAAAACGGAACGCGCCCGGCGGCGGCGGCCGCGGGGCGCGTTCGAAGGCGAGGAGCGGAGGGAGTGGGATTCGAACCCACGAGGTCTCGCGACCCTCCGGTTTTCAAGACCGGTGCAATCAACCGCTCTGCCATCCCTCCAAACAGCCTCGAAGTTATCTGCTCGTCATCGCTTCACGCAACGTCCGCCCCGGGTCTCACGGGCATGGGAAAGCGCCTCGGGACTCAGGCGTGAGGCGGATCGCCGCGATCACGATCGGCTTGGCCCATCGAGGGACATCCTCCAGATCGCACACGTCAACAATGGCGCCGCGGATCATGTGCAGGACGAGTCTCGGCCGGGGTGCCATTCCGAGGGCTGGATTGGCCTCTTCACTGTTGTCGTAGACGAGAAGCTCGGTCAGCCTTGGGAGCAGACGAATCAGGTTGAGCCGGCTGCGGTCGTAGCGCTCACGGATCTTCGTCTCGGGGATATCGTGACCACCTTCCGCGACCCGAGCACGAACGCGGGCGATGTGCAGTTCCGGGCTCTCGAGGCCCACGTACCACATCCGAACCTCGATCTCGGCCTCCAGTGCCGC is part of the Longimicrobium sp. genome and encodes:
- a CDS encoding zeta toxin family protein; its protein translation is MTDDRDFRPAIHVLAGTNGAGKSSVAGAAVRQSGADYFNPDEAARRILAAKPGITLEEANSEAWFQGKRLLERAVAERLDFAFETTLGGDTIPGLLEAALEAEIEVRMWYVGLESPELHIARVRARVAEGGHDIPETKIRERYDRSRLNLIRLLPRLTELLVYDNSEEANPALGMAPRPRLVLHMIRGAIVDVCDLEDVPRWAKPIVIAAIRLTPESRGAFPCP